Proteins co-encoded in one Cygnus olor isolate bCygOlo1 chromosome 6, bCygOlo1.pri.v2, whole genome shotgun sequence genomic window:
- the RBM45 gene encoding RNA-binding protein 45: MLSPRRKGRCGRSPPAPEKSQRAPAAREPGGGHAMEESSGFRLSAECLDEPPNSRVFVVLGKDTGEALIRERFSPFGDIQNIWLLRDKRTNESRGIAFIKFARSSQACRAMEEMHGRSLIPDTKPIKVFIAQSRASGSHRDVEDEELTRIFVMIPKSYTEEDLREKFKMYGDIEYCSIIKNKTTGESKGLGYVRYLKPSQAARAIEECDRSYRAILAEPKNKSSESFEHEYYSNNTRQEPRGNAFPFCGHPEFCSFEKNESRIQESVSKRLSVVSRLPFVQEQLFALFDLVPGLEYCDVQRDPHTNNGYAVIQYSTAASAIYAKYKLHGFEYPPGNRLTVIFLEDGNDSSDLIRKMATQLVTAHVSSVLRNNNPIVQQYRTPPQAFGGTSGSQLLQPQTDAILPPHKKKVPPDTSVKERLFILFHPHPLPVNVLEDVFCRFGHLIKVYLVAGKNVGYAKFADRASASDAITALHGKIVNGVRLKVRLADSPTEESNKRQRTY, translated from the exons ATGTTGTCTCCGCGGCGGAAAGGGCGCTGCGGTcgctccccaccagcccccgAGAAGAGCCAGCGAGCCCCGGCGGCCCGGGAGCCCGGCGGCGGCCACGCCATGGAGGAGAGCAGCGGTTTTCGGCTGTCGGCCGAGTGCCTGGATGAGCCGCCCAACAGCCGCGTCTTCGTGGTGCTGGGTAAGGACACCGGGGAGGCGCTGATCCGGGAGCGCTTCTCCCCCTTCGGGGACATCCAGAACATCTGGCTCTTGCGGGACAAGCGCACCAACGAGTCCCGCGGCATCGCCTTCATCAAGTTCGCCCGCAGCTCGCAGGCCTGCCGGGCCATGGAGGAGATGCACGGCCGCAGCCTGATCCCTGACACCAAGCCCATCAAG GTATTTATTGCACAGTCAAGAGCTTCTGGAAGCCACCGAGATGTTGAAGATGAGGAGCTTACACGTATCTTTGTTATGATACCAAAGTCCTATACAGAGGAAGATCTGAGAGAGAAGTTTAAG ATGTATGGAGACATTGAATATTGcagcattattaaaaacaagactACTGGAGAAAGTAAAGGTTTGGGCTACGTGAGGTATTTAAAACCATCACAAGCTGCCCGAGCAATTGAAGAGTGTGATAGAA GCTACCGGGCCATTTTGGCTGAACCTAAAAATAAGTCATCAGAGTCTTTTGAACATGAATACTATAGTAATAACACAAGACAAGAACCAAGAGgaaatgcatttccatttt GTGGGCACCCAGAGTTTtgtagttttgaaaaaaatgagagccGAATTCAGGAGTCAGTCTCCAAACGTCTGTCAGTGGTATCACGGCTTCCTTTCGTCCAAGAGCAGCTGTTTGCCCTCTTTGATCTAGTCCCAGGACTAGAGTATTGTGATGTTCAGCGAGATCCTCATACTAATAATG GGTATGCTGTGATTCAGTACAGTACTGCTGCATCAGCTATATATGCCAAGTATAAACTACATGGTTTTGAGTATCCTCCTGGAAACAGATTAACTGTCATTTTTCTAGAAGATGGGAACGATAGTTCAGA CCTCATCAGAAAAATGGCAACACAACTGGTAACAGCACACGTGTCCTCAGTGTTGCGGAATAACAATCCAATTGTTCAGCAGTATAGGACACCTCCT CAGGCTTTTGGAGGAACCTCTGGATCACAATTACTTCAACCCCAAACTGATGCCATACTTccaccacacaaaaaaaaagttccaccTGACACTTCTGtaaaagaaaggcttttcaTACTTTTTCATCCCCATCCTTTACCTGTGAATGTATTGGAGGATGTTTTCTG TCGTTTTGGACACTTGATAAAAGTTTACCTTGTGGCTGGAAAAAATGTAGGCTATGCAAAATTTGCAGACAGAGCAAGTGCCAGTGATGCCATAACTGCGTTACACGGCAAGATTGTGAATGGTGTCAGGCTTAAAGTAAGGTTGGCAGACTCGCCTACGGAGGAATCTAACAAACGTCAAAGAACTTACTAA